A genomic segment from Necator americanus strain Aroian chromosome III, whole genome shotgun sequence encodes:
- a CDS encoding hypothetical protein (NECATOR_CHRIII.G10893.T1) encodes MRLNQNVKIIGSNVVLVPYEKDHVIKYHKWMEDDEIRRLTGSERLSLDEEYEMQRAWRNDEDKLTFIILSKVLVDSGVTEIDSMIGDVNLFLQQQEHTAEVEIMVAEKEARGGGLGTEAVSLLISYALKELGVKQYFAKITDDNIASLHLFEDKLKFRRVAHSDVFKEYTLELPSIELESFRELINRIELDLYRN; translated from the exons ATGCGATTAAACCAAAATGTCAAAATAATAGGTAGTAATGTCGTTCTTGTACCGTACGAAAAGGATCATGTTATAAAGTACCACAAATGGATGGAAGACGATGAGATACGACG GTTAACTGGCTCCGAACGTTTGTCTCTCGATGAAGAGTATGAGATGCAACGAGCTTGGCGCAATGACGAAGATAAGCTCACTTTCATAATTTTGTCAAAGGTGCTGGTTGATAGCGGAGTTACTGAA ATTGACAGCATGATTGGAGACGTGAACTTGTTTTTACAACAACAAGAGCACACCGCGGAAGTTGAGATTATGGTAGCTGAAAAAGAAGCTCGTGGAGGCGGATTGGGCACTGAAGCTGTTTCTCTTTTGATCTCTTACGCCTTGAAAGAATTGGGAGTAAAGCAGTACTTTGCGAAGATCACTGATGATAATATTGCTAGTTTGCATTTGTTTGAAGACAAGTTGAAGTTCAGGCGTGTTGCACACAGTGATGTGTTCAAGGAATACACTCTAGAGTTACCTTCGATTGAGTTAGAGTCTTTCAGAGAGTTAATCAATAGAATTGAACTCGATCTTTACAGAAACTGA
- a CDS encoding hypothetical protein (NECATOR_CHRIII.G10894.T1) → MKNAYCEDGGIQLEGFQIVETSSYVYLGRSMNMENDLKKEVDIRMRTALAAFAPVREATDQMTDQDLRAHLFDSTVLPALLRGGDVGRYRCHV, encoded by the coding sequence atgaagaacgcctactgcgaggacggaggaatacaacttgaaggcttccaaatcgtggaaacttcgtcatacgtatacctcggacgttctatgaacatggaaaacgacttgaagaaagaagtGGATATAAGAATGAGAACAGCAttggcagcattcgcacccgtcagggaagctacggaccaaatGACGGACCAAGaccttcgtgcccatctgttcgactcgacagttcttccagcgctgtTACGcggcggagacgtgggcagataCCGCTgtcacgtctag
- a CDS encoding hypothetical protein (NECATOR_CHRIII.G10895.T1) produces MDATRNTVMNVCPVCDVDKGKKIQRHLAEVHGYSQEQIAEFKTEKKNRKIGASGKKVYNCEYCDAGFNSISGLTRHRTTKHADEYSPPTILCPICRETVRSHRELAEHAHQQHAEDSDEFVVETVAFQNVEDYQVTERIDGVTVEHCLTHLGHEGRPSQLRLDESAEKCVVSLLKDGLTVQRVYCGQQHLVVVVGPGTWEVKDNGRSYCVEEQYCPCDEQLEDSSVVVPPQSRPTYVEAAKCIDSEDILSRIATTGSKYGAMHRSVLSRFSAPQYVHVVRFKAKGVAITNPSADFLPYKGVPATNKPIKVNLESGKTYSWCACGLSRTQPFCDGTHRNEGLTTVRPVRFQVEKTGDYIMCNCKQTESRPICDGYHKQVSGAPKDLHATRFVTFGDNSPVYDGVARKLGYKPKNGGFQ; encoded by the exons ATGGATGCCACACgcaa TACCGTCATGAATGTATGCCCGGTTTGTGATGTAGACAAGGgtaaaaaaatccagaggCACCTAGCAGAAGTCCATGGATATTCACAAGAGCAAATAGCGGAATTTAAGACTGAGAAAAAGAACCGGAAAATTGGCGCCTCAGGAAAGAAAGTATATAACTGTGAGTACTGTGATGCGGGATTCAACAGTATTAGTGGGCTGACCCGACATAGAACCACAAAGCATGCTGACGAGTATTCACCACCAACTATCCTGTGTCCCATATGCAGAGAGACCGTCAGA AGTCACCGTGAGCTCGCAGAGCATGCCCATCAGCAGCATGCTGAAGACTCAGACGAATTTGTAGTGGAAACAGTCGCTTTCCAGAATGTAGAAGATTATCAG GTAACGGAAAGAATTGATGGTGTGACAGTCGAGCACTGTCTCACTCATCTCGGACATGAAGGCCGTCCATCTCAGTTGAGACTGGATGAGAGTGCTGAAAAGTGTGTGGTCTCGCTGTTAAAGGATGGTCTCACTGTCCAGCGAGTATACTGTGGGCAGCAGCACCTTGTCGTTGTTGTTGGTCCTGGGACCTGGGAAGTGAAGGACAATGGAAGGTCATATTGCGTGGAAGAACAATATTGTCCATGCGATGAGCAA CTTGAAGACTCCAGCGTCGTTGTTCCGCCGCAGTCAAGACCAACCTACGTGGAGGCTGCAAAATGCATTGATTCTGAAGACATACTATCGAGAATTGCTACAACTGGCTCCAA GTACGGCGCCATGCACAGGAGTGTACTCTCCCGATTCTCAGCGCCACAGTAT GTTCACGTTGTGCGATTCAAAGCCAAGGGTGTTGCGATAACCAATCCGTCAGCTGATTTTCTGCCGTATAAAGGTGTACCTGCCACAAACAAGCCCATCAAG GTCAATCTGGAATCTGGCAAAACTTATTCCTGGTGTGCTTGTGGACTCAGCCGCACTCAG CCATTTTGCGATGGCACTCACAGAAACGAAGGCCTCACTACTGTTCGTCCAGTAAGGTTCCAG GTAGAAAAAACTGGTGACTACATCATGTGCAACTGCAAGCAAACAGAGTCCAGGCCAATATGTGATGGATACCATAAGCAA GTAAGCGGTGCTCCCAAAGATCTACATGCTACTCGTTTTGTCACTTTTGGTGACAATTCGCCCGTGTATGATGGAGTTGCCCGCAAACTTGGTTACAAGCCGAAGAATGGTGGCTTCCAGTAG
- a CDS encoding hypothetical protein (NECATOR_CHRIII.G10896.T1) — translation MLVFCPYCGSMLQIEEGDSCMQFSCPSCPYVCPVTKKVSSRIYPKLKDLEEVLGGPSVWDNAQVRWQQLFFSANIAKSHLRLSPSFILSAPSALYLVFRNHVALPLRAAYQTRNVEISSQVHKGEDIVNAYERYHAELILVVQDEACETALSYLRAPMIHCVYEEIPS, via the exons ATGCTGGTTTTTTGTCCGTATTGCGGATCAATGCTACAAATCGAGGAAGGTGATTCATGTATGCAATTCTCGTGTCCCTCGTGTCCTTATGTGTGTCCTGTGACTAAGAAG GTCAGTAGCCGGATATATCCTAAGCTAAAGGATCTCGAGGAAGTTCTTGGTGGACCTTCGGTTTGGGATAATGCCCAAGTAAGATGGCAACAGTTATTCTTCTCTGCAAATATTGCTAAGTCGCATCTACGGCTTAgtccttctttcattttgagTGCACCGAGTGCGCTCTATTTAGTTTTCAGAAATCACGTTG cactGCCTTTGAGAGCAGCATATCAAACTAGgaatgttgagatctcttcaCAAGTACATAAGGGTGAGGATATAGTTAACGCGTATGAGCGTTATCACGCTGAGTTGATCTTAGTAGTCCAGGATGAGGCGTGTGAAACAGCCTTGTCTTATTTAAGGGCCCCAATGATACACTGTGTTTACGAAGAGATCCCTTCATAG
- a CDS encoding hypothetical protein (NECATOR_CHRIII.G10896.T2) yields the protein MLQIEEGDSCMQFSCPSCPYVCPVTKKVSSRIYPKLKDLEEVLGGPSVWDNAQVTNERCPKCSHERAYFMQIQTRSADEPMTIFYRCANADCCHRWKD from the exons ATGCTACAAATCGAGGAAGGTGATTCATGTATGCAATTCTCGTGTCCCTCGTGTCCTTATGTGTGTCCTGTGACTAAGAAG GTCAGTAGCCGGATATATCCTAAGCTAAAGGATCTCGAGGAAGTTCTTGGTGGACCTTCGGTTTGGGATAATGCCCAA GTCACAAATGAACGCTGTCCTAAATGCTCACACGAGAGAGCATATTTTATGCAAATACAGACACGGTCAGCTGACGAACCCATGACGATATTTTACCGATGTGCAAACGCTGATTGTTGCCATCGTTGGAAAGATTAG
- a CDS encoding hypothetical protein (NECATOR_CHRIII.G10897.T1), which produces MVFRFIRTLLNNEKVIQQLSESPPIRLLARAIVRGGKSVEDKIQKLNMTSRIEAFLKMYQEEYKKALKK; this is translated from the exons ATGGTCTTCCGCTTCATCAGAACACTACTCAACAATGAGAAAGTGATTCAGCAG cTATCTGAGTCTCCTCCGATTCGATTGCTGGCGCGAGCTATCGTCAGAGGAGGAAAATCAGTCGAGGATAAAATCCAGAAGCTGAATATGACATCTCGAATAGAGGCTTTTCTCAAGATGTATCAAGAGGAGTACAAGAAGGCACTGAAGAAATAG
- a CDS encoding hypothetical protein (NECATOR_CHRIII.G10898.T1): MHLLKKVLLQRERLLVSSEPTSSQTNADGNEVDGKAADNQTGSGVIGFTDLPSEIQMTILKCLSYDDIAKLRRTCKLLNTLCSYLLNRGFQQLGIDIDREKLRIKRELPRRESMRRSHRLSRLNDAYAGLDTRFSIMTMTYRKFIDMKASCFIPGKVLDEFFRIIDILKKSHDRGGTLTIDIHELLKDLRDLSSMAMEHFEEHVQPSLTTSSSGTLSSSYFMAIHPLFRPSATPTASPSRDSDSCEWRKNVMDKLSQQDKQIKKQSSEILSLKSCIRQLVLVCTELIPPGSEKEIADLLTDILNTVSVHGGNTTRCGNERASTSDNSPQENECVSRSRKRSHVDRNSQEYDERKRPRPDDTPDVNRMFENLI, encoded by the exons ATGCACCTGCTGAAGAAAGTTCTTCTACAACGA GAGCGTCTTTTGGTATCTTCGGAACCTACATCATCACAAACCAACGCCGATGGGAACGAAGTCGATGGAAAAGCGGCAGATAACCAAACTGGTAGTGGCGTAATAGGCTTTACGGACTTGCCCAGCGAAATTCAGATGacaattttgaaatgtttgtcTTACGATGATATTGCCAAACTTAGAAGG ACTTGCAAGCTACTTAATACATTATGTTCCTATTTGCTTAATCGAGGATTTCAACAATTGGGAATTGATATTGATAGAGAAAAACTACGTATCAAACGAGAACTACCCAGACGGGAATCCATGAGGAG ATCACATCGACTATCACGACTTAATGATGCATATGCAGGACTGGACACGAGGTTCTCAATAATGACGATGACATATCGGAAGTTTATTGACATGAAAGCTTCCTGTTTTATACCAGGAAAG GTATTGGATGAATTTTTCCGCATCATTGACATATTAAAGAAATCACACGACAGAGGTGGAACGCTTACGATAGACATCCACGAACTTCTCAAAGATCTGAGAGACTTGTCGAG CATGGCTATGGAGCATTTCGAGGAACACGTGCAAccttccctcaccacgtcttCTTCGGGAACATTGAGTAGCTCCTACTTCATGGCCATTCACCCACTTTTTCGACCGTCCGCCACCCCTACTGCTTCGCCATCTAG GGACTCAGATAGCTGCGAATGGCGCAAAAACGTAATGGACAAGTTGTCACAGCAGGACAagcaaataaagaaacaaagttCAGAAATACTGTCACTCAAATCTTGCATAAGACAGCTTGTTTTGGTTTGCACAGAA TTGATTCCACCAggatcagaaaaagaaattgccgATCTTTTAACAGATATTTTAAATACAGTTTCTGTACATGGAGGAAACACT ACTCGTTGTGGTAATGAAAGGGCGTCAACCTCCGATAACTCTCCACAAGAAAACGAGTGTGTCTCAAGAAGTCGTAAACGGAGCCATGTCGACCGTAACTCACAAGAATATGATGAAAGGAAGAGACCAAGGCCCGACGACACGCCAGACGTCAatagaatgtttgaaaatcttATCTAG